A segment of the Meriones unguiculatus strain TT.TT164.6M chromosome 10, Bangor_MerUng_6.1, whole genome shotgun sequence genome:
GAGTTTCTGGACCATCCTAGGCGAGGACGTACGCAGCCGCTGTTCCTCCCGGTTACCAGCAGGCGAGGCAGGGCATGCAGTCTGCAAAGGCTGTGCACACAGGTCCCCCCGGCCTTTCTCTCCTGCCGCGACACCTCCTGGCCTCCTGGCCTCCggcttccctccccttcccaccaCACACCCTCTGCTTTAAATGGACAGCTGATGGTAATGTTCTCCGGGTTTCTCCTCCGGGACAATCCCGTTCTCTGAGATTGCCCAGTTGGAGTCCAGAAACAAAACCCCACACAGCCTCGTTAGAAAACTTTAATCTGATTTTTAAAGGCATCTATGGAATGGTGTCTGTTTGAACGCTGTGCCGTATACTGGACCTctgggctgctccccccttctcCAGGAAAGGAACACAGTATATTCAGGCCAGTTGGATCATCCACTGTAACTTTATTTTAAATCGTGATAGACAGATTGCGTGAAAAACAAGGAATTCCAAAGAATTTCCTGCTCTGGGAACAGAAGTTAGGTCTATATTTAACAACATTTGAAGCTGTCAAGAATGCCTTGTGGTTGGATAACAGAGgcagaaaaatgttaaaaacgCAGGCTACTGCTATACCCAAATATGGAAATATTGTTACGTCTGGTGTCTGATTCACCATCTGGAAATACTTACAACCATGAAGTCAAATAAAAAAGACGCCACAACAGAAGCCAGGAACCCTCCTCTCCATTCTCTTTCTCCATCACCTCCTTCTACCCAGTTCTGTTCCTTCTCCACCCTCACCCCCTACCTCCCTCCACTTCCCTAAGATGGAAACAATGAACCATTAAGGCAGGAGGAACTGTTCTCTAACTAATAGACAAATTGGCTGGCCTAGGGGACAAGGCCCaggctttgctttctttatttgcaTAACACTTGACAACCCATTGTCTTTAAACTTCTCCACCCCCAGAAAGCCTGAGAGATCTTACAGCCTCTAGCAAATTCCTCTTGGACTTACGAAAGGGCCCTTTTGAATGAATGAACTTAACTCTTTCCTGTAACAGCTGTCTTCATTGGAGCATGTGCTCGTGCATCCCAAGAACGTCTCCTGGTGCTCAGTGGAGTCATTCATAGAAGACAGCACAGAAGGCTCTCCTAAGCAAGACTGCTAAGGTGCCAAGAGAGACCCTGATAGTAAAAAGGAAGAGAGGCTACCCCAATGCATCAAGGGGGTGGGGCCATCTAGTCCCATTTCTTATGAAAATTACATAAGTAGATTCCTGAAACTCGGGAAGTTTATGAATGGCACAAGTATTCCTGAAGAGGGTCTTGTGAGGGTAATTCAGTTGTGTGTCTCATAATCTTAAAATCTAACTTCCTTTCTTTCAGTGTTGCCCTCTCAATCCCTCATTTCTTGGAACTTGGAGAGTGCCCTTCACTTGAAATGGAAGTCTTCCAAGTGATCCAAAGCAAAGGGTTttttacacacacagagacagagacggacagacagacacagacgcAGAGACATCCGTGCATGCTCGCAGacgcaaacacagacacatatgcacacagcacacagacatgcacacacgcgcggtgggggtggggctggcggCAAACTTAGCAACAAGTCTTTTTTTTCAGCTATCAAAAGGGCTCATGGTCCTGTTGAAATCTGTTCGGTCCTGGCAGCTTCTGCACCTGATGATTTCAGGACAAATCACTCCGGGGTGGTCTCCTCGGCTCTGGGTTTGGCTGCTTCGCTCCCACCGCTGCCAGTCCGCGGAGAGAGGCCAGGAAGGCTTCCCCGGGCCTCCCGCATCCGTGAGGAAGTGGAAGTCAGGCTCCCGGAGAACTCCCTGCATTCGTTTCCTCTTGGATATCCAATGCAGGCAGTGGGCTGGAACTAAAAATGGgaacctccaaaaacaaacaaatacaacataccaaaaaaaaaaaaaaaaaaagagggggagggatgagggaagaccTCTGCTGGAAATTTGCCAGGCTGGGAGGCaagctccccctctcccccccccccattcataAATGCCTCTCCAAGTATTAATTTGCAATGCATTTCTCTTGGCTAATAAACGTCCTGCCAAAGCTTTGGGACTTGATCCGAGCATGCCTCTTTGAAGTCCACAAATAGATTCCTGGCTCGGAAAACAAACTCCCCCTCCTCTTTGGACTCGGTAGATTGCTTTACTCTCACCTTGGTTGTAAACAAGCAAACAGCTCTCTTCTTTCCCGGGTGAGGGCTTCGGCGGACGCCGACTCCACTAGGCATCACCCAACAAAACCACTTTTGTTCCTCCGTCTCAGGTCCTCCCGCCCTCCCGTGTCTAGGCAAAGATTTGAAGTGCCCTCACCAACGATACACCACGCCCCCCTTCACCCCCAAGACATACACTTCAGTCAAAATCATCACCCTCGCGCCCCAAGCATTCCGCCCTCCCCAAAGGAAGTCGTTATTTAAGGTGGAAAAaacgaacttttttttttttttgatggatctgagaaggggaggggggccgTGCAACGGAGCCAGGGGAGGTGCTTGGCAGCGGCCCGCGCCAACCAACATTCCTGAGATGTTTGAGAATTCTGGAACGCGCAGACAGGGCCGACGTCACTGCAACACGCGGCGCCGAGGCAGGCGTTTATAAAGGGCGGGCTCCCGGCGCCGGGACAGAGCGTGAGCGACAGCCCCGAGAAGCCGCTCGCCGCCTCCGCGCCTCCGCGCCTCCGCCGGACCCCGGGAGGGCACGCCAGCGCCTCGGCCTCCCCGCGCCCCCGAGCATCCCAGCCCGCCGTCCCCGCCCCGCCGCGCTCGCCCCGGCTCCTTCCCACAGAGCCACCATGAGCTCCAGCACCGCCAGGGCGCTCGCTGTCGCCGTCACCATTCTCCACTTGGCCAGGCTGGTGagttggactttttttttttttttttttttgaaaccacCGCTTCCCGGTCCGCCCTCTCCGACcatctccctttccccctcccggGCCCTGATCTTTCACGGGACGGAAAGTTAGACTGAGAAGTTGGGAGGGAGCTGTTGCTTTAAGCCCCGACGACGTGTccgggggggtggggtgggggactcCCCGGGGCGCAGCCGCCGGGGTGGCCGGGCTGGCGGGATGCGGCCGAGGCGCTCGCGGCGGCGGCTGCAGCCGCACAGCTGGCCCCGTGGCCCGGGTGGCCGGGGTGGCCGGGGTGGCCGGAATGCGTCCGCCTCACGAGCCCCCTCTCCCGGCTCCAGGCTCTCTCCACCTGCCCCGCCGCCTGCCACTGCCCCCTGGAGGCGCCCAAGTGCGCCCCGGGAGTCGGCCTGGTCCGGGACGGCTGCGGCTGCTGTAAGATCTGCGCCAAGCAGCTCAACGAGGACTGCAGCAGGACGCAGCCCTGCGACCACACCAAGGGGCTGGAATGCAATTTCGGCGCCAGCTCCACGGCTCTGAAAGGGATCTGCCGGGGTAAGAGACTTGCGGTTTGGGcccctttaagaaaaaaaaaaaaaaaaaaaggaaaaaggaatagTCTCCGTAGTCCAGAAGTTTAGTAATTTTGAGACCATGTATGGTGACGCTTTGTTGATGGTAGCTTGGCAGAAAGGCACATGATTTCAGCAGTCTGGAATGCAATTCAGGGTGTCTGGGCCCAGCGAAAAGCGCATACGGAAAAGCGATTCCTGACTAACGTATTGTTCAGCCCCAGAGTCTCGGGGGGGACTGCAGGGAGCTCCGCCGTACGGCGTGAGTCCCAGCCCGCGGCGGCCGGTCTCAACCCTGTCCCCTCCCTCGTGCCCGTCCTTACAGCCCAGTCAGAAGGCAGACCCTGTGAGTACAACTCCAGGATCTACCAGAACGGCGAGAGCTTCCAGCCCAACTGTAAACACCAGTGCACATGTATCGATGGCGCCGTGGGCTGCATCCCTCTGTGTCCCCAAGAGCTGTCCCTCCCCAATCTGGGCTGCCCCAACCCCCGGCTGGTGAAGGTCAACGGGCAGTGCTGCGAGGAGTGGGTCTGCGACGAGGACAGCGTGAAGGACTCTCTGGACGACCAGGACGACCTCCTGGGGTTCGATGCCTCCGAGGTGGAGCTGACGAGGAACAACGAGCTGATCGCGGTTGGGAAGGGCAGCTCGCTGAAGAGGCTCCCGGGTGAGTGGGCGCAGCCCTGGAGACCCGGGGCCCAGCCGCCTCCTCGGCCCGCAGCTTTGCCGGAGCCGGTGTGCGCACGCGCGCCCCTAAGGAGCCCTCCGTGTCCTTTCTCCCTCTAGTCTTCGGCGCGGAACCTCGAATCCTTTACAACCCCTTGCACGGCCACAAGTGCATCGTTCAGACCACGCCGTGGTCCCAGTGCTCCCGGAGCTGCGGGACTGGCATCTCCACGCGTGTTACCAATGACAACCCGGAGTGCCGCCTGGTGAAGGAGACCCGGATCTGTGAAGTGCGGCCTTGTGGACAGCCGGGGTACAGCAGCTTGAAGGTAAGTTCCTGCAGGGACTTGACCCTGACCCCACAGGTGGGTGGGATCGGAGTCCCCCTCTGTTCCAGAAGGACAGTCCATGACGGCTTTGAGGGAATTGGCCGTTATGAAGCCCAACACTGTGTtcacccctcaccccccaccccaacaaaGACAGCAACGAAAATCCCTTCCTGACTTCCTTTTGTTCTCTCTCCCAGAAGGGCAAGAAGTGCAGCAAGACCAAGAAATCCCCGGAAGCGGTCAGGTTTACCTACGCAGGATGCTCCAGCGTGAAGAAGTACCGGCCCAAATACTGCGGGTCCTGCGTGGACGGCCGCTGCTGCACGCCCCTGCAGACCCGGACCGTGAAGATGCGGTTCCAGTGCGAAGACGGGGAGATGTTTTCCAAGAACGTCATGATGATTCAGTCCTGCAAATGCAACTACAACTGCCCGCACCCCAACGAGGCATCTTTTCGCCTCTACAGCCTGTTCAATGACATCCACAAGTTCAGGGACTAACCGCCTCCCGGGTGCCCGGCGTGGGGTGGACAGAGACGCGCGAGCATCGCgggtggggtggtggggtgaAGGGACTCATTGTAGGAGGGATGCCTTGCTCATTATTGAGTAGCATTAAGGTATTTCGAAACTGCCAAGGGGGGCTGTGTGGACGGCCGCAGCCGCAGTTGGAGAATACTTCGCTTCATAGTACTGGAGCTCGTGTTATGCTTCATTTTGGAGCGTGCTGTGTGGGTGacgttctgttttctgtttgtaaa
Coding sequences within it:
- the Ccn1 gene encoding CCN family member 1 isoform X2, with the protein product MSSSTARALAVAVTILHLARLALSTCPAACHCPLEAPKCAPGVGLVRDGCGCCKICAKQLNEDCSRTQPCDHTKGLECNFGASSTALKGICRAQSEGRPCEYNSRIYQNGESFQPNCKHQCTCIDGAVGCIPLCPQELSLPNLGCPNPRLVKVNGQCCEEWVCDEDSVKDSLDDQDDLLGFDASEVELTRNNELIAVGKGSSLKRLPVFGAEPRILYNPLHGHKCIVQTTPWSQCSRSCGTGISTRVTNDNPECRLVKETRICEVRPCGQPGYSSLKGKKCSKTKKSPEAVRFTYAGCSSVKKYRPKYCGSCVDGRCCTPLQTRTVKMRFQCEDGEMFSKNVMMIQSCKCNYNCPHPNEASFRLYSLFNDIHKFRD
- the Ccn1 gene encoding CCN family member 1 isoform X1 — encoded protein: MSSSTARALAVAVTILHLARLALSTCPAACHCPLEAPKCAPGVGLVRDGCGCCKICAKQLNEDCSRTQPCDHTKGLECNFGASSTALKGICRAQSEGRPCEYNSRIYQNGESFQPNCKHQCTCIDGAVGCIPLCPQELSLPNLGCPNPRLVKVNGQCCEEWVCDEDSVKDSLDDQDDLLGFDASEVELTRNNELIAVGKGSSLKRLPVFGAEPRILYNPLHGHKCIVQTTPWSQCSRSCGTGISTRVTNDNPECRLVKETRICEVRPCGQPGYSSLKKGKKCSKTKKSPEAVRFTYAGCSSVKKYRPKYCGSCVDGRCCTPLQTRTVKMRFQCEDGEMFSKNVMMIQSCKCNYNCPHPNEASFRLYSLFNDIHKFRD